The Daucus carota subsp. sativus chromosome 9, DH1 v3.0, whole genome shotgun sequence genome window below encodes:
- the LOC108202539 gene encoding uncharacterized protein LOC108202539, protein MTSTSQPTAASSEPLTLDLDSEHKAGYEEFIESLIKEFWDCPVAKYLTSLDEVGFDEELKPKIEKCFPLMFVGTAASLEGEATDMKTVYRTHSPAELKDKNWVFQVRLKHGGRNLEILIKKNNLYLVAYKGKFNTKKDGTEQDENWIVLDGKNHNEVAESISKFLTPNSLKKVTLGTSYTALFGKSGPSFYDSARESDLYENLKKKLEKFKGLAEREEERNIKYAKTKLGEIKSKIERQQEENSEGSERLMGGYESLEENEDFKRVNRLLNMVPKDITREHVEELEGIANEAERDFLNHLKKPQADHIPAGKLIEKLQKKNENYNQQGQVPNEAEASENQRNPFSKEWPILWGKMFKKRVVILGSLAAGKKDTIDWAKRTEKYTLEDWKEELQALIKLTRMLKKKFGIDGTPETNPTDDKIWEVFFSEKAKLKKQYEAVNKEDQAKFYKELKEMSDVLKYMMQSVRADAEIIEVKDRLAKVKLNRLAFTEAVEYLTKSSFGENEGETASHIIKLAIMICEAARFPDIKKHVANNYHKTTHEDTASLSEECITSVYRWSHRSALMQRGGVYAGEIILLGEDPAVIKEMDKNKVSKE, encoded by the exons ATGACATCTACCTCTCAGCCCACTGCGGCTTCATCTGAACCGCTTACTCTAGACCTTGATAGCGAACACAAAGCTGGGTACGAAGAGTTCATCGAAAGCTTAATTAAGGAATTTTGGGATTGTCCTGTAGCAAAATATCTTACAAGCCTTGATGAAGTGGGCTTTGATGAAGAGTTGAAACCGAAAATTGAAAAATGTTTCCCTCTAATGTTTGTTGGCACTGCTGCAAGCCTCGAAGGTGAGGCCACTGACATGAAAACAGTTTATCGAACCCATAGTCCAGCAGAGTTGAAGGATAAGAATTGGGTTTTCCAAGTAAGGTTAAAGCATGGGGGTCGCAATTTGGAGATTTTGATAAAGAAAAATAATCTCTACTTAGTCGCGTACAAGGGTAAATTCAATACAAAAAAAGATGGAACAGAGCAAGATGAAAACTGGATTGTTCTAGATGGGAAAAACCATAACGAAGTTGCTGAGTCTATCAGCAAGTTCCTGACACCAA ACTCGCTAAAGAAGGTTACACTGGGTACATCATACACTGCATTGTTTGGCAAATCTGGTCCGTCATTTTATGATTCTGCGCGAGAGTCAGACTTGTATGAAAATTTGAAGAAGAAATTGGAAAAGTTTAAAGGACTAGCAGAGCGAGAAGAAGAGAGAAACATAAAATACGCCAAAACAAAATTGGgggaaataaaatcaaaaattgaaaGACAGCAAGAAGAAAATAGTGAGGGGTCGGAACGATTAATGGGAGGTTATGAAAGTCTGGAGGAAAATGAAGATTtcaagagagtgaacagattgTTGAATATGGTGCCAAAAGATATTACCCGTGAGCATGTAGAAGAACTTGAGGGTATTGCTAACGAAGCAGAACGAGATTTTTTGAATCATTTAAAAAAGCCGCAAGCGGATCATATCCCTGCAGGAAAGCTAATAGAAAAGCtgcagaaaaaaaatgaaaattataatcaacaagGTCAGGTGCCGAATGAAGCAGAGGCAAGCGAAAACCAGAG GAACCCCTTCTCCAAAGAATGGCCGATTTTGTGGGGAAAGATGTTCAAGAAGAGAGTCGTCATCTTGGGTAGCTTGGCTGCTGGAAAAAAGGATACAATAGATTGGGCTAAGAGAACGGAAAAATATACTCTAGAAGACTGGAAAGAGGAACTTCAAGCCCTGATCAAGCTGACAAGAATGCTAAAGAAAAAATTTGGGATAGATGGAACACCAGAAACGAACCCCACTGATGACAAAATATGGGaagtttttttttcagaaaaagctAAACTGAAAAAACAATATGAAGCGGTGAACAAAGAGGATCAGGCTAAGTTCTATAAAGAGCTTAAAGAAATGTCTGATGTCTTAAAATACATGATGCAGAGTGTTAGAGCGGATGCTGAAATCATAGAAGTGAAGGATCGTTTGGCAAAAGTGAAGTTGAACAGACTAGCCTTCACAGAAGCAGTCGAGTATCTCACCAAGTCCTCATTTGGTGAGAACGAGGGAGAAACCGCGAGTCATATTATAAAGTTGGCCATAATGATATGTGAAGCTGCGAGATTTCCAGATATCAAGAAGCATGTTGCAAACAATTACCACAAAACAACCCATGAGGACACTGCTTCTTTATCTGAAGAATGTATTACTTCCGTGTATAGGTGGAGTCATCGATCGGCCTTGATGCAACGTGGGGGGGTGTACGCTGGTGAAATAATTTTGCTGGGAGAAGATCCGGCAGTCATCAAGGAAATGGATAAAAATAAAGTATCAAAAGAGTAA
- the LOC108202538 gene encoding putative pentatricopeptide repeat-containing protein At1g12700, mitochondrial, with the protein MAAMLVKRGALFHGYTCSSLFHSHFLLFSTNSEPKRPFIPSSSTTHPQLQQLLYEKSKVGFNKLDDALEVFDKMLQIKPLLPVMKFTQLLTALVRMKEYSVAVSMFREMRLLNIPVDIVTFTTAIHSCCHLNTLDYAFSLLAGIIKSGWVPDVYTYNTLIKGLLSQDRPLEAEHLFRKLIRFRDIQPDVAMYNTIIDGLCKTSNTSMALKLLRKMEKLGCKPDAITYNSIVDSLCKERRVDNALDLVSVMTHKGISPNVITYNRLLQGLCISSRWEDIEPLLTEMGVQKIPPDLHTYNILVDAHCKEGRTKDAQDVIEIMIEKSVPPDVITYNTLMDGFCLTGKMDRALEVLNTMRSNEIWPDCYSYTILINGYCKRHELDEAINLLRQMPVEGLQPDVETYNTIIHGLFQMGRHAEVHNLFHEMLKQGNKPDIVTCRILLDGLFKNRYIDEAISLFRMMECKDTVHDIQVHTIAIDGLCKNGKLNEARKIFDKLASRGLQPNVITHNIMIRGLCQGGLFEEAKILLSKMETSGCLPDDVTYNTIIRGSLLNKRYEEAVVLIENMQAHNFSVDASTTSMVVDLLPKEEQKEHEEQDPAVLAFAKWFLQ; encoded by the coding sequence ATGGCTGCCATGTTGGTCAAGAGAGGAGCTCTATTTCATGGTTACACTTGTTCATCTCtttttcattctcattttcttcttttctctaCTAATTCAGAACCCAAAAGGCCCTTTATCCCATCTTCATCCACCACTCATCCGCAACTTCAGCAGTTACTTTATGAGAAATCCAAGGTTGGTTTTAATAAACTTGACGATGCTCTTgaggtgtttgataaaatgcttCAAATAAAACCTCTGCTTCCCGTTATGAAGTTCACCCAACTCTTAACAGCCCTTGTTCGGATGAAAGAATACTCTGTTGCCGTCTCCATGTTTAGAGAAATGCGTCTGTTGAACATTCCTGTTGATATTGTTACCTTTACTACTGCCATCCATTCCTGTTGTCACTTGAATACACTTGATTATGCCTTTTCATTGCTTGCTGGAATCATCAAGAGTGGTTGGGTGCCCGATGTCTATACCTACAACACTCTCATCAAGGGCCTTCTGTCTCAAGACAGGCCTTTGGAGGCTGAGCATCTATTTAGGAAGCTTATCAGATTTCGAGATATTCAACCTGATGTAGCTATGTATAACACCATCATTGATGGTCTCTGCAAAACTTCAAATACCTCCATGGCTCTCAAGTTGTTAAGAAAGATGGAGAAGTTAGGTTGTAAACCCGATGCCATAACTTATAACTCTATTGTTGATTCTCTGTGCAAAGAAAGACGAGTCGATAATGCATTGGATCTTGTGTCTGTAATGACACACAAAGGCATATCACCAAATGTTATAACCTATAACAGATTACTTCAAGGTCTTTGCATCTCTAGCCGATGGGAGGACATTGAGCCGTTGTTAACTGAGATGGGTGTTCAGAAGATCCCTCCTGATTTGCACACCTATAATATATTGGTTGATGCACACTGCAAAGAAGGGAGGACAAAAGATGCTCAAGATGTTATTGAAATTATGATCGAGAAAAGTGTACCTCCTGATGTAATCACCTACAACACGCTAATGGATGGATTTTGTTTAACAGGCAAAATGGACAGGGCATTAGAGGTGCTGAATACCATGAGGAGTAATGAGATATGGCCAGATTGTTATAGCTATACCATTCTGATAAATGGCTATTGTAAGAGGCACGAACTAGACGAAGCTATCAATCTCCTCAGACAAATGCCTGTTGAAGGTTTACAACCCGATGTTGAAACCTACAACACCATCATACATGGTTTGTTTCAGATGGGTAGACATGCTGAGGTGCACAACCTTTTTCATGAAATGCTAAAACAAGGTAATAAACCAGATATTGTAACATGTCGAATTCTGTTGGATGGCCTTTTTAAGAACCGATACATTGATGAAGCAATTTCCTTGTTTCGAATGATGGAATGTAAAGATACAGTTCATGATATTCAAGTACATACTATCGCCATCGATGGTCTCTGCAAGAACGGAAAACTTAATGAGGCCAGAAAGATTTTTGATAAGCTTGCTTCGAGAGGTTTGCAACCTAATGTCATAACACACAACATAATGATCAGAGGACTATGTCAAGGAGGGTTATTTGAGGAAGCAAAGATATTACTTTCTAAAATGGAAACCAGTGGTTGTTTGCCTGACGATGTGACTTACAACACGATCATCCGTGGAAGCCTTTTGAATAAACGATACGAAGAAGCAGTTGTACTGATTGAGAACATGCAAGCTCACAATTTCTCAGTGGATGCATCTACCACATCCATGGTAGTAGACCTATTACCTAAAGAAGAACAgaaagaacacgaagaacaggACCCTGCTGTTCTTGCTTTTGCCAAATGGTTTTTGCAATAG